From one Rhodamnia argentea isolate NSW1041297 chromosome 1, ASM2092103v1, whole genome shotgun sequence genomic stretch:
- the LOC115726645 gene encoding pentatricopeptide repeat-containing protein At3g22470, mitochondrial-like yields the protein MQLRCASSSRTALPATKAPQSLSSLFQDPLPQNPGSPSQPRSSPTEFELHVRQRCKSGTLSLHEALGFFQTLVRIKPIVSIGTFNHVMGSVSKNKAHSDVIALYKKMSGAGIQPDLCTLNILINCCCHLEMMDCGFGAFGEIVKRGFEPNEVTFATLVKGLCLVGEAMDAVEMFDRLALRGFDGMVGSVLYRALITELCKTRETALVLELQKRMTKQGFEADAQTCTKIVGALCKAQLIDDALELFRDQISQRTEPDVVLYNSMIAGLCKSQRLGQAVEIYDEMVERGISADVITYNSLIHAFCQAGQWIEAKKMLHLMIEKGISPDVITFNILIDGLCKTGKVNEAGVVFEVMIQKRVDPDRYTYNTLINGLCLAGRLDDAANFFHLIEEKGLKHDILTYNVMINGYMKHGKIDEANGLFTQMQTHGSLAPVLSTYEVVLDGLCKNGHIDQAMGLYRSLSSARLEPSIEVFNILIDGFCRAGKIEAAMKLFESMLDKGVVPDVITYNSLINGHSKEGMLAKAEKLFLKMQEKGCFPDSISYNILVQAFLQDKQVDKALQLLQEMRARRFSPNKAVVSRLLCSVTIDARCQEFIESLPNAA from the coding sequence ATGCAACTAAGATGTGCCAGTTCTTCAAGAACCGCACTCCCCGCGACGAAAGCTCCACAGTCGTTGTCGTCTCTGTTCCAAGACCCTCTTCCTCAAAACCCTGGATCACCATCCCAACCTCGAAGCAGTCCGACGGAGTTCGAGCTTCACGTGAGGCAACGCTGCAAATCAGGTACCCTCTCGCTGCATGAAGCGCTCGGTTTCTTCCAAACACTGGTTCGAATCAAGCCCATTGTGTCCATCGGTACGTTTAATCACGTGATGGGGTCGGTTTCCAAGAATAAGGCGCATTCGGACGTGATCGCCTTGTACAAAAAGATGAGTGGGGCAGGAATCCAGCCCGATTTGTGTACGCTGAACATTTTGATCAACTGTTGTTGCCATCTGGAGATGATGGATTGTGGGTTCGGAGCCTTTGGTGAGATCGTGAAGCGCGGTTTCGAGCCCAACGAGGTGACTTTTGCTACCCTGGTTAAAGGTTTGTGCTTGGTGGGGGAAGCCATGGATGCAGTTGAGATGTTTGACAGATTGGCTCTTAGAGGATTCGATGGGATGGTGGGTTCAGTTTTGTACAGGGCCCTTATTACGGAGCTCTGTAAAACACGAGAGACAGCGCTGGTGCTGGAATTGCAAAAGAGGATGACAAAGCAGGGATTTGAGGCTGATGCGCAGACGTGTACCAAGATTGTCGGTGCTCTATGCAAAGCCCAGCTGATTGATGATGCATTGGAGTTGTTTCGTGATCAGATTAGCCAGCGGACTGAGCCTGATGTTGTGCTTTACAATTCAATGATTGCCGGGTTGTGTAAATCACAGCGATTGGGGCAAGCTGTTGAAATTTATGACGAAATGGTCGAGCGTGGTATCTCGGCTGATGTGATCACATACAACTCTTTAATCCATGCTTTCTGCCAAGCTGGacaatggattgaagccaaaaAAATGCTTCATCTAATGATAGAGAAAGGCATTTCGCCCGATGTCATCACTTTCAACATCCTGATAGATGGTCTATGCAAAACGGGAAAAGTAAATGAAGCGGGTGTGGTATTTGAAGTGATGATTCAGAAACGCGTGGACCCTGACAGATACACCTACAATACGCTCATAAATGGTTTATGTTTGGCGGGTAGGCTGGATGATGCAGCGAACTTTTTCCATCTAATTGAAGAGAAGGGCCTGAAGCATGACATTCTTACCTACAACGTAATGATTAATGGGTACATGAAGCATGGAAAAATTGATGAAGCAAATGGACTCTTCACTCAAATGCAGACTCATGGCTCTCTAGCACCAGTGCTATCCACTTACGAGGTTGTGCTGGATGGTCTCTGTAAAAATGGACATATTGACCAGGCAATGGGTCTGTATCGGTCCCTCAGTAGTGCCAGACTTGAACCATCAATCGAGGTGTTCAACATTCTGATTGACGGGTTTTGTAGAGCCGGTAAAATTGAGGCAGCAATGAAGTTATTCGAGAGCATGTTGGACAAGGGAGTGGTTCCCGATGTGATAACTTACAACAGCTTAATCAATGGCCACAGCAAGGAAGGGATGTTAGCGAAAGCCGAGaaacttttcttgaaaatgcaGGAAAAGGGTTGCTTCCCGGACTCAATTTCGTACAATATTCTAGTCCAAGCATTTTTGCAGGACAAACAAGTGGATAAAGCATTGCAACTTCTACAGGAAATGCGTGCAAGGAGATTTTCACCTAATAAAGCAGTTGTTTCAAGATTGTTATGTTCTGTGACGATTGATGCGCGATGTCAGGAATTCATTGAGTCGCTTCCTAATGCTGCATAG
- the LOC115726648 gene encoding putative pentatricopeptide repeat-containing protein At1g12700, mitochondrial isoform X3, translating into MRLRCATSSRTAPPTTKAPHSLSSLFQDPESPSQLPNSPTEFELHVRQRCKSGTLSLNEALAYFQTLVRIKPIVSIDTFNHVMGSVSKNKAHSDVVALYKKMSGAGIQPDLCTLNILINCCCHLEMMDCGFGAFGEIVKRGFEPNEVTFTTLVKGLCLVGKAIDAVELFDKLALRGFDGMVGSVLYRTLIGELCKTRETALVLELQKRMTKQGFEADAQTCNMIVGALCRAQLIDDALELFRDQSSQRTEPDVVLYNSMIDGLCKSRRLGQAVEIYDEMVERGISADVITYNSLIHAFCQAGQWIEANKTLHLMIEKGISPNVITFNILIDGLCKTGKVTEAVVVFDVMIQKRLDPDRYTYNTLINGLGLAGRLDDAAKIFHLIEDKGLKHGVVAYNMMINWYMKHDKIDEATQLFTRMLTHGFPAPALSTYEVVLDGLCKNGHIDQAMDLYWSLSSAILEPSIEVFNILIDGLCRAGKIEAAMNLFDSMSEKGLVPDVVTYSSLINGLCKGGMLGQANRTLQLMIEKGVLPNVVIFNILIDGLCKMGKVTEAGGVFEVMIQKRVDPDRCTYNTLIKGLCLAGRLDDAANFFHLIEEKGLKHDIFTYNIMINGLCRAGKFEAAMNLFDSMSEKGAVPNVVTYSSLINSLCKRGMLAKAEKLFLKMREKGCFPDSILYNILIRAFLEDKQVDKALQLLQEMRARKFSPDEAVVSRLLYFVSVDARCREFIEPLLNAS; encoded by the exons ATGCGGCTAAGATGTGCCACTTCTTCAAGAACCGCGCCCCCAACGACGAAAGCTCCGCATTCGTTGTCCTCTCTCTTCCAAGACCCTGAATCACCGTCCCAACTTCCAAACAGTCCGACAGAGTTCGAGCTTCACGTGAGGCAACGCTGCAAATCAGGTACCCTCTCGCTGAATGAAGCGCTCGCTTACTTCCAAACACTGGTTCGAATCAAGCCCATTGTGTCCATCGATACGTTTAATCACGTGATGGGGTCGGTTTCCAAGAATAAGGCGCACTCGGACGTGGTCGCCTTGTACAAAAAGATGAGTGGGGCAGGAATCCAGCCCGATTTGTGTACGCTGAACATTTTGATCAACTGTTGTTGCCATCTGGAGATGATGGATTGTGGGTTTGGAGCCTTTGGTGAGATCGTGAAGCGCGGTTTCGAGCCCAACGAGGTGACTTTTACTACCCTGGTTAAAGGTTTGTGCTTGGTGGGGAAAGCCATCGATGCAGTTGAGCTGTTTGACAAATTGGCTCTTAGAGGATTTGATGGGATGGTGGGTTCAGTTTTGTACAGGACCCTTATTGGGGAGCTCTGTAAAACACGAGAGACAGCGCTGGTGCTGGAATTGCAAAAGAGGATGACAAAGCAGGGATTTGAGGCTGATGCGCAGACATGTAACATGATTGTCGGTGCTCTATGCAGAGCCCAGCTGATTGATGATGCATTGGAGTTGTTTCGTGATCAGAGTAGCCAACGAACTGAGCCTGATGTTGTGCTTTACAATTCAATGATCGACGGGTTGTGTAAATCACGGCGATTGGGGCAAGCAGTCGAAATTTATGATGAAATGGTCGAGCGAGGTATCTCAGCTGATGTGATCACATACAACTCTTTAATCCATGCTTTCTGCCAAGCTGGacaatggattgaagccaacaAAACGCTTCATCTAATGATAGAGAAAGGCATTTCACCCAATGTCATCACTTTCAACATCCTGATAGATGGTCTATGCAAAACGGGAAAAGTAACCGAAGCAGTTGTGGTATTTGACGTGATGATTCAGAAACGCTTGGACCCTGACAGATACACCTACAATACCCTCATAAATGGTTTAGGTTTGGCGGGTAGGCTGGATGATGCAGCGAAAATTTTCCATCTAATTGAAGATAAGGGCCTGAAGCACGGCGTTGTTGCCTACAACATGATGATTAATTGGTACATGAAGCATGACAAGATTGACGAAGCAACTCAACTCTTCACTCGGATGCTGACTCATGGCTTTCCAGCACCAGCACTATCTACTTACGAGGTTGTGCTGGATGGTCTCTGTAAAAATGGGCATATTGACCAGGCAATGGATCTGTATTGGTCCCTCAGCAGTGCCATACTTGAACCATCGATCGAGGTGTTCAACATTCTGATTGATGGGCTTTGTAGAGCCGGGAAAATTGAGGCAGCAATGAACTTGTTCGACAGCATGTCGGAGAAGGGATTGGTTCCCGATGTTGTAACATACAGCAGCTTAATCAATGGCCTATGTAAGGGAGGGATGTTAGGGCAAGCCAACAGAACACTTCAGCTAATGATAGAGAAAGGCGTTTTGCCCAATGTTGTCATTTTCAACATCCTGATAGATGGTCTATGCAAAATGGGAAAAGTAACTGAAGCAGGCGGGGTATTTGAAGTGATGATTCAGAAACGCGTGGACCCTGACAGATGCACCTACAATACCCTCATAAAGGGTTTATGTTTGGCGGGTAGGCTGGATGATGCAGCGAACTTTTTCCATCTAATTGAAGAGAAGGGCCTGAAGCATGACATTTTTACCTACAACATAATGATTAATGG GCTTTGTAGAGCTGGGAAATTTGAGGCAGCAATGAACTTGTTCGACAGCATGTCGGAGAAGGGAGCGGTTCCCAATGTTGTAACATACAGCAGCTTAATCAATAGCCTATGCAAGAGAGGGATGTTAGCAAAAGCCGAGAAATTATTCTTGAAAATGCGGGAAAAGGGTTGCTTCCCGGACTCAATTTTGTACAATATTCTCATCCGGGCATTTTTGGAGGACAAACAAGTGGATAAAGCATTGCAACTTCTACAGGAAATGCGTGCAAGGAAATTTTCGCCTGATGAAGCAGTTGTTTCAAGGTTGTTATATTTCGTGTCGGTCGATGCGCGATGTCGGGAGTTCATCGAGCCACTTCTCAATGCTTCGTAA
- the LOC115726648 gene encoding putative pentatricopeptide repeat-containing protein At1g12700, mitochondrial isoform X1: MRLRCATSSRTAPPTTKAPHSLSSLFQDPESPSQLPNSPTEFELHVRQRCKSGTLSLNEALAYFQTLVRIKPIVSIDTFNHVMGSVSKNKAHSDVVALYKKMSGAGIQPDLCTLNILINCCCHLEMMDCGFGAFGEIVKRGFEPNEVTFTTLVKGLCLVGKAIDAVELFDKLALRGFDGMVGSVLYRTLIGELCKTRETALVLELQKRMTKQGFEADAQTCNMIVGALCRAQLIDDALELFRDQSSQRTEPDVVLYNSMIDGLCKSRRLGQAVEIYDEMVERGISADVITYNSLIHAFCQAGQWIEANKTLHLMIEKGISPNVITFNILIDGLCKTGKVTEAVVVFDVMIQKRLDPDRYTYNTLINGLGLAGRLDDAAKIFHLIEDKGLKHGVVAYNMMINWYMKHDKIDEATQLFTRMLTHGFPAPALSTYEVVLDGLCKNGHIDQAMDLYWSLSSAILEPSIEVFNILIDGLCRAGKIEAAMNLFDSMSEKGLVPDVVTYSSLINGLCKGGMLGQANRTLQLMIEKGVLPNVVIFNILIDGLCKMGKVTEAGGVFEVMIQKRVDPDRCTYNTLINGYMKHGKIDEANGLFTQMRTHGSPAPALSTYEVVLDGLCKNGHIDQAMDLYWSLSSAILESSIKVFNILIDGLCRAGKFEAAMNLFDSMSEKGAVPNVVTYSSLINSLCKRGMLAKAEKLFLKMREKGCFPDSILYNILIRAFLEDKQVDKALQLLQEMRARKFSPDEAVVSRLLYFVSVDARCREFIEPLLNAS; encoded by the exons ATGCGGCTAAGATGTGCCACTTCTTCAAGAACCGCGCCCCCAACGACGAAAGCTCCGCATTCGTTGTCCTCTCTCTTCCAAGACCCTGAATCACCGTCCCAACTTCCAAACAGTCCGACAGAGTTCGAGCTTCACGTGAGGCAACGCTGCAAATCAGGTACCCTCTCGCTGAATGAAGCGCTCGCTTACTTCCAAACACTGGTTCGAATCAAGCCCATTGTGTCCATCGATACGTTTAATCACGTGATGGGGTCGGTTTCCAAGAATAAGGCGCACTCGGACGTGGTCGCCTTGTACAAAAAGATGAGTGGGGCAGGAATCCAGCCCGATTTGTGTACGCTGAACATTTTGATCAACTGTTGTTGCCATCTGGAGATGATGGATTGTGGGTTTGGAGCCTTTGGTGAGATCGTGAAGCGCGGTTTCGAGCCCAACGAGGTGACTTTTACTACCCTGGTTAAAGGTTTGTGCTTGGTGGGGAAAGCCATCGATGCAGTTGAGCTGTTTGACAAATTGGCTCTTAGAGGATTTGATGGGATGGTGGGTTCAGTTTTGTACAGGACCCTTATTGGGGAGCTCTGTAAAACACGAGAGACAGCGCTGGTGCTGGAATTGCAAAAGAGGATGACAAAGCAGGGATTTGAGGCTGATGCGCAGACATGTAACATGATTGTCGGTGCTCTATGCAGAGCCCAGCTGATTGATGATGCATTGGAGTTGTTTCGTGATCAGAGTAGCCAACGAACTGAGCCTGATGTTGTGCTTTACAATTCAATGATCGACGGGTTGTGTAAATCACGGCGATTGGGGCAAGCAGTCGAAATTTATGATGAAATGGTCGAGCGAGGTATCTCAGCTGATGTGATCACATACAACTCTTTAATCCATGCTTTCTGCCAAGCTGGacaatggattgaagccaacaAAACGCTTCATCTAATGATAGAGAAAGGCATTTCACCCAATGTCATCACTTTCAACATCCTGATAGATGGTCTATGCAAAACGGGAAAAGTAACCGAAGCAGTTGTGGTATTTGACGTGATGATTCAGAAACGCTTGGACCCTGACAGATACACCTACAATACCCTCATAAATGGTTTAGGTTTGGCGGGTAGGCTGGATGATGCAGCGAAAATTTTCCATCTAATTGAAGATAAGGGCCTGAAGCACGGCGTTGTTGCCTACAACATGATGATTAATTGGTACATGAAGCATGACAAGATTGACGAAGCAACTCAACTCTTCACTCGGATGCTGACTCATGGCTTTCCAGCACCAGCACTATCTACTTACGAGGTTGTGCTGGATGGTCTCTGTAAAAATGGGCATATTGACCAGGCAATGGATCTGTATTGGTCCCTCAGCAGTGCCATACTTGAACCATCGATCGAGGTGTTCAACATTCTGATTGATGGGCTTTGTAGAGCCGGGAAAATTGAGGCAGCAATGAACTTGTTCGACAGCATGTCGGAGAAGGGATTGGTTCCCGATGTTGTAACATACAGCAGCTTAATCAATGGCCTATGTAAGGGAGGGATGTTAGGGCAAGCCAACAGAACACTTCAGCTAATGATAGAGAAAGGCGTTTTGCCCAATGTTGTCATTTTCAACATCCTGATAGATGGTCTATGCAAAATGGGAAAAGTAACTGAAGCAGGCGGGGTATTTGAAGTGATGATTCAGAAACGCGTGGACCCTGACAGATGCACCTACAATACCCTCATA AATGGGTACATGAAGCATGGCAAAATTGATGAAGCAAATGGACTCTTCACTCAAATGCGGACTCATGGCTCTCCAGCACCAGCGCTATCTACTTACGAGGTTGTGCTGGACGGTCTCTGTAAAAATGGACATATTGACCAGGCAATGGATCTGTATTGGTCCCTCAGCAGTGCCATACTTGAATCATCGATCAAGGTGTTCAACATTCTGATTGATGGGCTTTGTAGAGCTGGGAAATTTGAGGCAGCAATGAACTTGTTCGACAGCATGTCGGAGAAGGGAGCGGTTCCCAATGTTGTAACATACAGCAGCTTAATCAATAGCCTATGCAAGAGAGGGATGTTAGCAAAAGCCGAGAAATTATTCTTGAAAATGCGGGAAAAGGGTTGCTTCCCGGACTCAATTTTGTACAATATTCTCATCCGGGCATTTTTGGAGGACAAACAAGTGGATAAAGCATTGCAACTTCTACAGGAAATGCGTGCAAGGAAATTTTCGCCTGATGAAGCAGTTGTTTCAAGGTTGTTATATTTCGTGTCGGTCGATGCGCGATGTCGGGAGTTCATCGAGCCACTTCTCAATGCTTCGTAA
- the LOC115726658 gene encoding DNA repair protein XRCC4-like, whose protein sequence is METPRHSCLKLELPNPNEPKKTEPIFVKATWFDTHFDLSITDGLDAWVCQASEEEVIERAAQWGQPVSEYIELAERYLGFQQPGSVYKFTDAGDGNSRLSWTFEKEGTKLEWRWKCRPSPDHKKTTAGILDFLMDANIRLSEEVVSKTKSFERLKLEAEKCLAQSERFNHEKMEFESAIYPKFLGVLNTKKEKLRELRDQLAKQDATGKFAQEDEDSAEKTETFDEETSDDAKSKEETADAGTSKAVLRSNARGRKRITRM, encoded by the exons ATGGAAACCCCAAGACACAGCTGCCTAAAACTCGAGCTCCCAAACCCCAACGAACCCAAGAAGACCGAACCCATCTTCGTCAAGGCCACATGGTTCGACACCCACTTCGACCTCTCCATCACCGACGGCCTCGATGCTTGGGTTTGCCAAG CATCTGAAGAGGAGGTGATAGAGAGAGCGGCTCAGTGGGGCCAGCCGGTGTCCGAGTACATTGAATTGGCCGAGCGTTATTTGGGTTTTCAACAGCCTGGTTCGGTTTATAAGTTCACTGATGCTGGTGATGGGAATAGCAGA TTATCGTGGACGTTTGAGAAAGAAGGGACCAAACTAGAGTGGCGATGGAAATGTCGACCTTCACCAGACCATAAGAAGACTACTGCAGGAATCTTGGACTTTCTTATGGATGCCAACATAAGACTAAGT GAAGAAGTTGTGAGCAAAACTAAATCGTTTGAGAGGCTGAAACTGGAAGCTGAGAAATGTCTAGCGCAAAGCGAGAGATTCAACCACGAGAAGATGGAATTTGAGTCAGCAATCTATCCAAAG TTTCTTGGTGTCTTGAAcacgaagaaagaaaaacttagAGAACTTCGCGATCAGCTCGCCAAGCAGGATGCCACTGGGAAATTTGcacaagaagatgaagactcCGCAGAAAAGACGGAGACTTTTGATGAGGAAACGAGTGACGATGCGAAAAGCAAGGAAGAAACTGCGGATGCAGGAACATCAAAGGCTGTGCTGAGGAGCAATGCCCGGGGGAGGAAAAGGATTACACGGATGTAG